In the Gossypium raimondii isolate GPD5lz chromosome 9, ASM2569854v1, whole genome shotgun sequence genome, one interval contains:
- the LOC105799788 gene encoding serine/threonine-protein kinase-like protein CCR1, producing MKNQQNRGEKEKTKKWRHPRCFIVIRHQPHQLSLSLSFFYYSLQPQTTHPFISTSIPCQQTRGAENEEEEDDNNQDPPPAMQILRTTVFLLLASAISTSGFGSMGPISAAFGDDGFFCAIDASGKQEVICWSKNNSSPSSSTYTSTSTTITTTSSASTSLSSMDTPSQVPPMAALSGGEGFLCGILANTSQVFCWSLVASGMDLVPSDYKTTAYSYIASGRNHVCGIRGAYYSDHGSGTVDCWEIVKSSNNTLSSKQSTLFYNETINNLAFKKIVSGEGFSCGGIREGGLVCWGPNSDSLRVSNVSESFLVLASAKGSICGILDSSREVKCWGDSDSFSGCPIGVHFISLTAGAYHFCGIREDDHGVECWGSFNFSSVPKHSGFMALASSDVTTCGIREDDLVLDCWSRYATLQPDYNPPLELCSPGLCRPTSCLEGEFAFNASNLNEPDLTSLCVRKDLHICSPCASNCSAGFFLSSPCSTNADRICTACSLCQNSSCWDVCGLQPSSEKNWHHMIRLAIIVASCVSCFLLILLSWCFLPRMFATKPEEGTKKQFKSCIGKPDQLDGEATADLFPSVSVTSCPGTAQIFRLTELKDATNGFKEFNVLGRGSYGFVYKAVLADGRQVAVKRANAATIIHTNSRDFEMELEILCNARHCNIVNLLGYCSEMGERLLVYEYMPHGTLHDHLHGGLSPLSWSLRLKISLQAARGLEYLHKEVEPPIVHRDVKTSNILLDSDWGARIADFGLFTSSEKDLDLSGDMKSDVYRFGIVLLEILSGRKAYDRDYTPASIVDWAVPLIKQGKAAAIIDCYVALPRNVEPLLKLADIAELAVREDPSERPTMSDIVILLQQIVKDGLLL from the coding sequence atgaaaaaccaaCAAAAcagaggagaaaaagaaaaaacaaaaaaatggcgACACCCACGTTGTTTCATCGTCATTCGTCACCAACCTCATCAACTGTCtctatctctttcttttttctattattcACTTCAACCTCAAACAACCCACCCTTTCATTTCCACTTCAATCCCATGTCAACAAACAAGAGGAGCAGAAAACGAGGAGGAAGAAGACGATAACAACCAAGACCCGCCGCCAGCCATGCAAATCCTCAGAACCACAGTGTTTCTCCTCCTTGCTTCCGCCATTTCCACATCTGGGTTCGGCTCAATGGGCCCCATCTCCGCCGCATTCGGCGACGACGGGTTCTTCTGCGCCATTGATGCCAGTGGGAAACAGGAAGTCATATGTTGGAGCAAAAACAACAGCTCTCCTTCTTCATCTACTTATACTAGTACTAGTACTACTATAACTACTACTTCATCTGCTTCAACTTCACTATCATCGATGGACACCCCTTCTCAAGTTCCTCCAATGGCAGCTCTATCAGGCGGCGAAGGTTTCCTTTGTGGCATATTAGCTAATACTTCTCAAGTTTTCTGTTGGAGCTTGGTGGCGTCAGGTATGGATCTTGTTCCTTCAGATTACAAAACCACAGCATATTCTTATATAGCTTCTGGAAGGAATCATGTTTGTGGAATTAGAGGGGCTTATTATTCCGATCATGGATCTGGTACCGTTGATTGTTGGGAAATTGTAAAAAGTTCTAATAATACTTTAAGTTCAAAACAGAGTACTCTGTTTTATAATGAGACTATCAATAACCTTGCCTTCAAAAAGATTGTTTCTGGTGAGGGGTTTAGTTGTGGTGGGATTAGAGAAGGAGGTCTTGTTTGTTGGGGACCAAATTCTGATTCTTTACGGGTTTCCAATGTTTCCGAGAGTTTTTTAGTTTTAGCCTCAGCTAAAGGTTCTATCTGTGGTATCCTGGATTCATCTCGTGAAGTGAAATGCTGGGGTGATTCTGATTCATTTTCCGGTTGTCCAATCGGGGTCCATTTCATATCATTGACAGCTGGCGCTTATCATTTTTGTGGGATTCGAGAGGATGATCATGGGGTTGAATGTTGGGGCAGTTTCAATTTTTCTTCAGTTCCGAAGCATTCTGGATTCATGGCACTTGCTTCATCAGACGTCACTACATGCGGCATAAGGGAAGATGATTTAGTTCTAGATTGTTGGTCCAGATATGCCACATTGCAGCCTGATTATAATCCTCCACTGGAATTGTGCAGCCCCGGTCTTTGTCGTCCGACCTCTTGCCTTGAAGGGGAGTTTGCTTTCAACGCAAGTAACCTAAACGAGCCGGATTTGACTAGCTTGTGTGTTAGGAAAGATTTGCATATTTGTTCACCTTGTGCATCAAATTGCTCTGCAGGTTTCTTCTTGTCTAGTCCATGCTCTACGAATGCCGACAGAATATGCACTGCTTGCTCTCTTTGCCAAAACAGTTCTTGTTGGGATGTTTGTGGACTCCAACCATCCTCAGAGAAAAACTGGCATCATATGATTAGACTAGCAATAATAGTTGCTTCTTGTGTTTCTTGTTTTTTGCTGATATTGCTTAGTTGGTGTTTTCTTCCACGTATGTTTGCGACAAAACCGGAAGAAGGGACAAAAAAACAGTTCAAGTCTTGCATAGGAAAACCAGACCAGTTGGATGGCGAAGCCACTGCTGATTTATTCCCTTCTGTTTCAGTCACTTCTTGTCCTGGAACAGCTCAAATTTTCCGACTTACGGAGCTAAAAGATGCCACTAATGGGTTCAAGGAGTTCAATGTGCTTGGTAGGGGAAGTTACGGTTTTGTTTACAAGGCAGTGCTAGCGGATGGGAGGCAAGTTGCTGTCAAGAGAGCGAATGCTGCGACAATAATCCACACCAACAGTCGTGACTTCGAGATGGAACTTGAAATCCTTTGCAATGCGAGGCATTGCAATATTGTGAATTTGTTAGGTTACTGTTCCGAGATGGGGGAAAGGCTGCTCGTTTATGAATATATGCCTCATGGTACCCTTCATGACCACCTTCATGGTGGGCTTTCTCCTTTGAGTTGGAGCCTTCGTTTGAAGATCTCATTGCAGGCTGCGAGGGGACTTGAGTACCTGCATAAGGAAGTTGAGCCTCCAATTGTCCACCGTGATGTCAAGACTTCAAACATTCTACTGGACTCAGATTGGGGAGCACGGATAGCGGATTTCGGACTTTTTACATCAAGCGAGAAGGATCTTGATCTTAGTGGAGACATGAAAAGTGATGTTTACAGATTTGGGATTGTTTTGTTGGAGATTCTCAGTGGAAGGAAAGCTTATGATAGAGATTATACACCTGCAAGCATCGTTGATTGGGCAGTTCCCTTAATTAAACAGGGTAAGGCAGCTGCCATTATCGATTGTTACGTTGCGCTTCCGAGAAATGTTGAGCCTTTGCTTAAATTGGCTGATATAGCTGAGTTGGCTGTCAGAGAAGATCCTAGTGAACGTCCTACTATGTCAGATATAGTAATTTTGTTGCAGCAAATTGTGAAGGATGGATTGCTCTTATGA
- the LOC105799789 gene encoding putative serine/threonine-protein kinase isoform X2 codes for MFLFSIRNSYHRHTQRGELKVATHGFSASNKIGEGAFGSVYKGLLTNGSIVAVKMLSIELESMRGEREFVSEITTLTNLKHENLVTLVGCCVEGAKRFLVYNYMENNSLAQVLLGGEQNRIKLRWEARGAILLGVARGLAYLHEEVKPHIVHRDIKASNILLDQNLIPKVSDFGLSRILRDNASHISTRVAGTLGYLAPEYAVSGRLTRKTDVYSFGVLLLEIISGQTVVNFDFEHGERYLVQKAWELYRANRLLQLVDPVLGMNCPEADAVRYIKVGLLCVQETARFRPEMSTALKMLTNEIDIEGVQISQPGLVADLMNIKLGQKTTFQSLYSKASNMESTPSSLSSCS; via the exons atgtttttgttttccATCAGAAACAGCTATCATCGACATACGCAAAGAGG TGAGCTCAAAGTTGCCACTCATGGATTCTCTGCTTCAAACAAGATCGGAGAAGGTGCCTTTGGTTCGGTCTACAAG GGCTTGCTTACAAATGGTTCTATTGTAGCTGTAAAAATGCTTTCAATTGAACTGGAATCCATGCGTGGGGAAAGGGAGTTTGTGTCTGAAATAACTACACTTACAAATCTTAAACATGAAAACCTTGTCACACTTGTAGGTTGCTGTGTTGAGGGAGCTAAAAGGTTCTTGGTTTACAATTACATGGAAAATAATAGCTTGGCGCAGGTATTACTAG GTGGAGAGCAAAACAGGATCAAACTCAGGTGGGAAGCAAGGGGAGCGATTTTGCTAGGGGTCGCTCGAGGGCTTGCGTATCTTCACGAGGAAGTTAAGCCACACATTGTGCACAGAGACATTAAAGCTAGCAACATACTTTTGGATCAAAATTTAATACCGAAAGTTTCAGATTTCGGGCTTTCAAGAATTTTGAGGGATAATGCTTCTCATATTAGTACCCGTGTTGCAGGCACATT AGGCTATCTTGCCCCAGAATATGCCGTCAGTGGACGTTTGACAAGAAAAACAGATGTTTACAGTTTTGGGGTCCTACTTTTGGAAATTATCAGCGGCCAGACAGTTGTCAATTTTGACTTTGAACATGGTGAACGTTACCTGGTTCAAAAG GCATGGGAACTATACAGGGCTAACAGGCTTCTGCAATTGGTGGATCCTGTACTAGGTATGAACTGCCCTGAAGCAGATGCGGTTCGATACATCAAGGTGGGTCTCCTTTGCGTTCAAGAAACAGCCAGGTTCCGACCAGAAATGTCAACAGCCCTGAAAATGTTGACTAATGAGATAGACATAGAAGGAGTTCAGATTTCACAACCTGGTCTTGTTGCTGATCTGATGAACATCAAGTTGGGACAAAAGACAACGTTTCAGAGCCTCTACTCTAAAGCCTCAAACATGGAAAGCACCCCAAGCTCCCTGAGCTCTTGTTCTTGA
- the LOC105799789 gene encoding putative serine/threonine-protein kinase isoform X1 produces the protein MKFNSCFSKCFCFPSETAIIDIRKEEPEPENDQNFTVFSYSELKVATHGFSASNKIGEGAFGSVYKGLLTNGSIVAVKMLSIELESMRGEREFVSEITTLTNLKHENLVTLVGCCVEGAKRFLVYNYMENNSLAQVLLGGEQNRIKLRWEARGAILLGVARGLAYLHEEVKPHIVHRDIKASNILLDQNLIPKVSDFGLSRILRDNASHISTRVAGTLGYLAPEYAVSGRLTRKTDVYSFGVLLLEIISGQTVVNFDFEHGERYLVQKAWELYRANRLLQLVDPVLGMNCPEADAVRYIKVGLLCVQETARFRPEMSTALKMLTNEIDIEGVQISQPGLVADLMNIKLGQKTTFQSLYSKASNMESTPSSLSSCS, from the exons ATGAAGTTCAATTCCTGTTTCTCaaaatgtttttgttttccATCAGAAACAGCTATCATCGACATACGCAAAGAGG AACCTGAACcagaaaatgatcaaaattttaCTGTCTTCTCTTATAGTGAGCTCAAAGTTGCCACTCATGGATTCTCTGCTTCAAACAAGATCGGAGAAGGTGCCTTTGGTTCGGTCTACAAG GGCTTGCTTACAAATGGTTCTATTGTAGCTGTAAAAATGCTTTCAATTGAACTGGAATCCATGCGTGGGGAAAGGGAGTTTGTGTCTGAAATAACTACACTTACAAATCTTAAACATGAAAACCTTGTCACACTTGTAGGTTGCTGTGTTGAGGGAGCTAAAAGGTTCTTGGTTTACAATTACATGGAAAATAATAGCTTGGCGCAGGTATTACTAG GTGGAGAGCAAAACAGGATCAAACTCAGGTGGGAAGCAAGGGGAGCGATTTTGCTAGGGGTCGCTCGAGGGCTTGCGTATCTTCACGAGGAAGTTAAGCCACACATTGTGCACAGAGACATTAAAGCTAGCAACATACTTTTGGATCAAAATTTAATACCGAAAGTTTCAGATTTCGGGCTTTCAAGAATTTTGAGGGATAATGCTTCTCATATTAGTACCCGTGTTGCAGGCACATT AGGCTATCTTGCCCCAGAATATGCCGTCAGTGGACGTTTGACAAGAAAAACAGATGTTTACAGTTTTGGGGTCCTACTTTTGGAAATTATCAGCGGCCAGACAGTTGTCAATTTTGACTTTGAACATGGTGAACGTTACCTGGTTCAAAAG GCATGGGAACTATACAGGGCTAACAGGCTTCTGCAATTGGTGGATCCTGTACTAGGTATGAACTGCCCTGAAGCAGATGCGGTTCGATACATCAAGGTGGGTCTCCTTTGCGTTCAAGAAACAGCCAGGTTCCGACCAGAAATGTCAACAGCCCTGAAAATGTTGACTAATGAGATAGACATAGAAGGAGTTCAGATTTCACAACCTGGTCTTGTTGCTGATCTGATGAACATCAAGTTGGGACAAAAGACAACGTTTCAGAGCCTCTACTCTAAAGCCTCAAACATGGAAAGCACCCCAAGCTCCCTGAGCTCTTGTTCTTGA